One stretch of Deinococcus aerius DNA includes these proteins:
- the dnaK gene encoding molecular chaperone DnaK, with amino-acid sequence MPKAVGIDLGTTNSVIAVMEGGRPEVIVNAEGARTTPSVVAYKGDERLVGQIARRQAALNPKATLFEVKRFIGRRWDEVREEAGRAPFTVKEGPGGSVRIEVNGKDLAPEQVSAEVLRKLVQDASAKLGEKIKDVVITVPAYFDNSQREATKQAGEIAGLNVLRVINEPTAAALAYGLEKKGNETVLVFDLGGGTFDVTILELGEGVFEVKSTSGDTHLGGADFDQRIVNWLASEFQKEHNFDLRKDPQALQRLIEAAEKAKIELSNASETTISLPFITFDPETRTPLHLERTLSRAKFEELTADLLRRVRQPVEQALADAKLGAKDIDEVILVGGSTRIPAVKRIVQDIIGKTPNESVNPDEAVALGAAVQAGIIQGDSSLGDIVLVDVTPLTLGVEVKGGMVAPMITRNTTVPAKKTEIYTTAENNQPGVEIVVLQGERPMAADNKSLGRFKLEGIPPMPAGRPQIEVTFDIDANGILHVTAKEKTSGKEASIRIENTTTLDKGDVDRMVREAEQNAEADKKRREKVEKRNNLDSLRVQALAQIDENANAPQDAKDRLKAAADEAEEAVRSDDDARIESAQKRLEEELRAFMTAGQGGGQDGQGGQPQASRQDDDVIDADFKPAE; translated from the coding sequence ATGCCCAAAGCCGTCGGAATCGACCTCGGTACCACCAACAGCGTCATCGCCGTGATGGAAGGCGGACGCCCCGAAGTGATCGTCAACGCGGAGGGGGCGCGCACCACGCCCTCCGTCGTCGCGTACAAGGGCGACGAGCGCCTCGTCGGGCAGATCGCCCGGCGCCAGGCCGCGCTGAACCCCAAGGCGACCCTCTTCGAAGTCAAGCGCTTTATTGGCCGCCGCTGGGACGAGGTGCGCGAGGAAGCCGGGCGTGCCCCCTTCACCGTCAAGGAAGGCCCCGGCGGGTCCGTCCGCATCGAGGTGAACGGCAAGGACCTCGCGCCCGAGCAGGTCAGCGCCGAGGTGCTGCGCAAGCTGGTGCAGGACGCCTCCGCCAAGCTGGGCGAGAAGATCAAGGACGTGGTCATCACGGTGCCCGCGTACTTCGACAACTCGCAGCGCGAGGCCACCAAGCAGGCCGGGGAGATCGCGGGCCTGAACGTGCTGCGCGTGATCAACGAGCCCACCGCCGCCGCGCTCGCCTACGGCCTGGAGAAGAAGGGCAACGAGACGGTGCTCGTCTTCGACCTGGGCGGCGGCACCTTCGACGTGACCATACTGGAGCTGGGTGAGGGCGTCTTCGAGGTGAAGTCCACCTCCGGCGACACGCACCTGGGCGGCGCGGACTTCGACCAGCGCATCGTGAACTGGCTCGCCAGCGAGTTCCAGAAGGAACACAACTTCGACCTCCGCAAGGACCCGCAGGCCCTCCAGCGCCTGATCGAGGCCGCCGAGAAGGCGAAGATCGAGCTCTCGAACGCCTCCGAGACCACCATCAGCCTCCCCTTCATCACCTTCGACCCCGAGACGCGCACCCCGCTGCACCTGGAGCGCACCCTGAGCCGCGCCAAGTTCGAGGAGCTGACCGCCGACCTGCTGCGCCGCGTGCGCCAGCCGGTCGAGCAGGCCCTGGCGGACGCCAAGCTGGGCGCCAAGGATATCGACGAGGTCATCCTGGTCGGCGGCTCCACCCGCATCCCCGCCGTCAAGCGGATCGTGCAGGACATCATCGGCAAGACGCCGAACGAGTCGGTGAACCCCGACGAGGCCGTGGCGCTGGGCGCCGCCGTGCAGGCAGGCATCATCCAGGGTGACAGCAGCCTGGGTGACATCGTGCTGGTCGACGTGACCCCGCTGACCCTCGGCGTGGAGGTCAAGGGCGGCATGGTCGCGCCGATGATCACCCGCAACACGACCGTCCCGGCCAAGAAGACCGAGATCTACACCACCGCCGAGAACAACCAGCCCGGCGTGGAGATCGTGGTCCTCCAGGGCGAGCGCCCCATGGCCGCCGACAACAAGTCCCTTGGCCGCTTCAAGCTGGAGGGCATTCCGCCCATGCCCGCCGGTCGCCCGCAGATCGAGGTGACCTTCGACATCGACGCGAACGGCATCCTGCACGTGACGGCGAAGGAGAAGACGAGCGGCAAGGAGGCGAGCATCCGCATCGAGAACACCACCACGCTCGACAAGGGCGACGTGGACCGCATGGTGCGTGAGGCCGAGCAGAACGCCGAGGCCGACAAGAAGCGCCGCGAGAAGGTCGAGAAGCGCAACAACCTCGACTCGCTGCGCGTGCAGGCCCTGGCCCAGATCGACGAGAACGCGAATGCCCCGCAGGACGCCAAGGACCGCCTGAAGGCCGCCGCCGACGAGGCCGAGGAGGCCGTCCGCAGCGACGACGACGCCCGGATCGAGAGCGCCCAGAAGCGGCTGGAGGAGGAACTGCGCGCCTTCATGACCGCCGGGCAGGGCGGTGGGCAGGACGGCCAGGGCGGACAGCCCCAGGCCAGCCGCCAGGACGACGACGTGATCGACGCGGACTTCAAGCCCGCTGAATAA
- a CDS encoding nucleotide exchange factor GrpE translates to MTHDDQTKTQNEQAAQETETARTEQTYAPNPDTETDNMEEDAELEGFPGMDADSLDAGMFGQVQEMMARLERADELEKENADLRGKLGRLAADFESYRRRTQEDVQAAQQQGVAKAAEGLMPVYDDLDRAVSMGSNDPSKLIPGVQAVQATVLRVFGNLGLEATGREGEHFDPQWHEALQVVPGDEDDVIVQVYQLGFRMGDRLVRPARVVVSRKQ, encoded by the coding sequence ATGACCCACGACGACCAGACCAAGACCCAGAACGAGCAGGCGGCCCAGGAGACGGAGACGGCCCGCACCGAGCAAACCTACGCCCCCAACCCCGACACCGAGACCGACAACATGGAGGAGGACGCCGAGCTGGAGGGCTTCCCCGGCATGGACGCTGATTCTCTTGATGCTGGCATGTTCGGGCAGGTGCAGGAGATGATGGCCCGCCTGGAACGCGCCGACGAGCTGGAGAAGGAGAACGCGGACCTGAGGGGCAAGCTGGGCCGCCTCGCCGCCGACTTCGAGAGCTACCGCCGCCGCACTCAGGAGGACGTGCAGGCCGCGCAGCAACAGGGCGTGGCGAAGGCCGCCGAGGGGCTCATGCCGGTGTACGACGACCTCGACCGCGCGGTCAGCATGGGGAGCAACGACCCCAGCAAGCTGATCCCCGGCGTGCAGGCCGTCCAGGCGACGGTGCTGCGCGTCTTCGGCAACCTCGGTTTGGAAGCGACCGGACGCGAGGGCGAGCACTTCGACCCCCAGTGGCACGAGGCCCTTCAGGTCGTGCCCGGCGACGAGGACGACGTGATCGTGCAGGTCTACCAGCTCGGCTTCCGCATGGGGGACCGCCTGGTGCGCCCGGCCCGTGTGGTGGTGAGCAGGAAGCAGTAA
- a CDS encoding DnaJ C-terminal domain-containing protein, with protein MAYKDYYDVLGVNRGASDADIKSAYRKLAKAFHPDKNQGDEKAADRFKEIGEAYAVLSDPEKRKVYDQFGHTGQVPPGYGGAPGGFQGGDFAGFDPSQFSDFFQGLFGVGGRRSGGGASFSGGQVNLEDLLGGLGGTQGRRFVQNVEGELQVTLQEAFSGSDEVINVDGKRLSLRVPAGTRDGSRLRLAGQAPGGGDVLLTIRVLEDARFDLDGDDLITTVDVPAPVAALGGNVTVQTLGGSGNLTIPAGSSGGRRMRLRGQGWPKKDGTRGDLYVRLNLTVPSHLTEEEKELYRKLRDLRK; from the coding sequence ATGGCTTACAAGGATTACTACGACGTATTGGGCGTCAACCGGGGTGCCTCGGACGCCGATATTAAAAGCGCCTACCGCAAGCTCGCCAAGGCTTTCCACCCCGACAAGAATCAGGGCGACGAGAAGGCCGCCGACCGGTTCAAGGAGATCGGCGAGGCCTACGCCGTCCTCAGCGACCCCGAGAAACGCAAGGTGTACGACCAGTTCGGGCACACCGGGCAGGTGCCGCCGGGCTACGGCGGGGCGCCGGGCGGCTTCCAGGGCGGCGACTTCGCGGGCTTCGACCCCTCCCAGTTCAGCGATTTCTTCCAGGGGCTGTTCGGTGTAGGAGGACGGCGCAGCGGAGGTGGGGCGAGCTTCTCGGGCGGCCAGGTGAACCTGGAGGACCTGCTGGGCGGTCTGGGCGGGACCCAGGGGAGGCGCTTCGTGCAGAACGTGGAGGGCGAACTCCAGGTGACCTTGCAGGAGGCGTTCTCCGGCTCCGACGAGGTGATCAACGTGGACGGCAAGCGGCTGAGCCTGCGGGTACCGGCAGGCACGCGCGACGGCAGCCGCCTGCGCCTCGCCGGGCAGGCCCCGGGGGGCGGCGACGTGCTCCTCACCATCCGCGTGCTGGAGGATGCCCGCTTCGACCTCGACGGGGACGACCTCATTACGACGGTGGACGTGCCCGCCCCGGTCGCCGCGCTCGGCGGCAACGTCACCGTGCAGACGCTGGGCGGCAGCGGCAACCTCACCATTCCGGCGGGGAGCAGCGGCGGGCGGCGGATGCGCCTGCGCGGCCAGGGCTGGCCGAAAAAGGACGGCACGCGCGGCGACCTGTATGTGCGCCTGAATCTGACCGTGCCGAGCCACCTGACCGAGGAGGAAAAGGAGCTGTACCGCAAGCTGCGCGACCTGCGGAAGTAA
- a CDS encoding winged helix-turn-helix transcriptional regulator: protein MTAPSLNVLSQHCPSHRVLEMVTGKWSVLVLYALRGRTLRYSELEGTIGGISQKMLTQTLRELERNGLVERTAYPVVPPRTEYRLSPLGESLNRIVTDLGLWAQDHMPAVLAARQDYDRRHSK, encoded by the coding sequence ATGACGGCGCCATCCCTCAACGTGCTGAGTCAGCACTGCCCCAGCCACCGCGTTCTGGAGATGGTGACGGGGAAGTGGAGCGTGCTCGTGCTGTACGCCCTGCGCGGGAGGACGCTGCGCTACAGCGAACTGGAGGGAACCATAGGCGGCATCTCGCAGAAGATGCTCACCCAGACCCTGCGCGAGCTGGAGCGCAACGGCCTGGTGGAGCGCACCGCGTACCCCGTCGTACCGCCCCGCACCGAGTACCGGCTGAGTCCCCTGGGAGAGAGCCTGAACCGGATCGTCACCGACCTCGGCCTCTGGGCGCAGGACCATATGCCCGCCGTCCTCGCCGCGCGCCAGGACTACGACAGGCGACATTCCAAGTAA
- a CDS encoding SDR family oxidoreductase, which yields MKVLVTTPNGKVGQEVVRQLQERGVEVRVGAHTVEKARQAFPGAEVVRFDYEDEASVRQALQGVDAVYLASPGDMSAEPVKRVVDLAREAGVGRVVRLSAMGVEHSDNPLREVERHIEASGLTWTFLRPSWFMQNYATMNADMIRGGTLYEPSGDARTSFVDARDIAAVAVAALTEEGHAGQAYTITGGEALSRDEVVAAISDATGKSVKYVPISDEDLARAMRDGGAPEAYVGLMTSLYQGVRAGHSESVTDAVRRVTGRDPISFRQFAQDHADVWREG from the coding sequence ATGAAGGTTCTCGTCACCACCCCCAACGGCAAGGTCGGTCAGGAGGTCGTTCGGCAGCTTCAGGAGCGCGGTGTGGAGGTCCGCGTCGGGGCACACACCGTGGAGAAGGCGCGGCAGGCCTTTCCCGGGGCGGAGGTCGTAAGGTTCGACTATGAGGACGAGGCGAGCGTGAGGCAAGCCCTGCAGGGCGTGGACGCCGTGTACCTCGCCTCTCCCGGCGACATGTCTGCCGAACCCGTCAAGCGGGTGGTGGATCTGGCGCGGGAGGCGGGTGTGGGGCGCGTCGTGCGGCTGAGCGCGATGGGAGTGGAGCACAGCGACAACCCGCTGCGCGAGGTCGAGCGGCACATCGAGGCCTCGGGGCTGACATGGACCTTCCTGCGGCCCTCGTGGTTCATGCAGAACTACGCCACGATGAACGCGGACATGATTCGCGGCGGCACGCTCTACGAGCCCTCCGGCGACGCGAGGACGAGCTTCGTGGATGCCCGGGACATCGCCGCAGTGGCGGTCGCCGCCCTGACCGAGGAGGGGCACGCGGGGCAGGCGTACACCATCACGGGGGGGGAGGCCCTCAGCCGCGACGAGGTGGTGGCCGCCATCTCGGACGCGACGGGCAAGAGCGTGAAGTACGTGCCCATCAGCGACGAGGACCTCGCACGGGCGATGCGGGACGGGGGCGCCCCCGAGGCCTACGTGGGCCTGATGACCTCCCTGTACCAGGGGGTGCGGGCCGGTCACTCTGAAAGCGTGACGGACGCCGTGCGGCGGGTGACGGGACGCGACCCCATCTCCTTCAGGCAGTTCGCGCAGGACCACGCGGACGTGTGGCGGGAGGGCTGA
- a CDS encoding CBS domain-containing protein, whose translation MPTLRDIMTPNPVTVDPQATLQEVATLMLEQDIGAVLVMENDRPTGIITDRDIVVRAVAYGHDSGTPVTDYTTGDVFTLDANTSVEDAADEMGRQQVRRIPVTENGKVVGIVSLGDLAVRANSDADEEALKGVSVPSENHNS comes from the coding sequence ATGCCAACGCTACGCGACATCATGACGCCCAACCCCGTGACCGTGGACCCGCAGGCCACCCTCCAGGAGGTCGCCACGCTGATGCTCGAGCAGGACATCGGCGCGGTACTCGTGATGGAGAATGACCGCCCCACGGGGATCATCACCGACCGCGACATCGTGGTCCGGGCGGTCGCCTACGGGCACGACTCCGGGACGCCCGTGACCGACTACACGACCGGGGATGTGTTCACCCTGGACGCGAACACCTCGGTGGAGGACGCCGCCGACGAGATGGGGCGCCAGCAGGTGCGGCGCATTCCCGTGACCGAGAACGGGAAGGTCGTGGGCATCGTCAGCCTGGGTGACCTTGCCGTGCGGGCGAACAGCGACGCCGACGAGGAGGCCCTCAAGGGCGTTAGCGTGCCCAGCGAGAACCACAACAGCTAA
- a CDS encoding S8 family peptidase, with protein sequence MKKIKCGLLLGAALTLGSASVASAGSLSPTLLERAKRGDQSTVGVIVRFKFTNTARGRALFKTARQQLTSRIQQLGPAAGFVNQALNSGKATQLWLDQSVFLPMTPVQARVLATLPFVDTIFENFKVQIPRAVALSAASAPSGTPWHLQKIGAPQAWAAGFRGQNIRIGHLDSGIDANHPELAGKLASFAEFNGDGDKVQSSPHDTTNHGTHTAGLLVGKDVGVAPGAKLISALVLPNNEGTFAQVIAGMQYVLDPDNNADTDDGADVVNMSLGIPGTYDEFIVPVQNMLKAGVVPVFAIGNFGPGSSTTGSPGNLPDAIGVGAVDQNGQVASFSSRGPVAWQGQINGVFVKPDIAAPGVAITSSFPNGQYGALSGSSQASPIAAGAVALLLSAKPGTGVDAVKNALYSSASNAGSKNNNVGYGLISVPGAMGKLGVNLGGDQGSKPPAPQPQPQPQPQPQPQPQPQPQPQPQPQPQPQPQPQPQPAPAPQPTGPAGYTLCAVEGQFCKFQGKRDAAFGTAGKYLTGVGTDGFNCTVQEWGSDPAYGQKKGCFIKPVAGQPAPAPAPSPAPKPPTGSKKPTVLLVDDDMGQGADVTNALRDAIKANAASGGAFVWNVQAQGPVPLSEMQRSDIVIWATGEQYENTITPQDQNTLRQYLAGGGNLLVTGQDIGYDIGTSDFYRDVLKTRFVADSSGNAKFVTRGAFGNTAFTLNADGSAKNQYYPDVIADLSGSSVVASWGTANANASTITAQSIRVDPNKGRAEQKVEDPRGLVERLAANVIGSILNQVLGGQQPTQRPRVTAQNANENAGAIVANDAGKYRTVNMGFGIEGLSPNSRSALMKTAFDWLMK encoded by the coding sequence ATGAAGAAGATCAAATGTGGCCTGCTGCTGGGCGCGGCGCTCACGCTGGGGAGCGCGTCGGTGGCGAGCGCGGGAAGTCTCTCCCCGACTCTGCTGGAGCGGGCCAAGCGCGGGGACCAGAGTACGGTCGGCGTGATCGTGCGCTTCAAGTTCACGAACACGGCGCGCGGACGGGCGCTGTTCAAAACGGCCCGCCAGCAACTGACCTCGCGCATCCAGCAGCTCGGCCCCGCCGCGGGCTTCGTGAACCAGGCGCTGAACTCGGGCAAGGCCACCCAGCTCTGGCTGGACCAGAGCGTGTTCCTGCCCATGACTCCGGTGCAGGCGCGGGTACTGGCGACCCTGCCCTTCGTGGACACCATCTTCGAGAACTTCAAGGTGCAGATCCCCCGCGCCGTCGCCCTCAGCGCGGCCAGCGCGCCCTCGGGCACCCCCTGGCACCTCCAGAAGATCGGGGCGCCCCAGGCCTGGGCGGCGGGCTTCCGCGGCCAGAACATCCGCATCGGGCACCTGGACAGCGGCATCGACGCGAACCACCCCGAACTCGCCGGGAAGCTCGCGTCCTTCGCCGAATTCAACGGGGACGGCGACAAGGTCCAGAGCAGCCCGCACGACACCACCAACCACGGCACCCACACGGCAGGCCTGCTCGTCGGTAAGGACGTGGGTGTGGCGCCGGGGGCCAAGCTCATCAGCGCCCTGGTGCTGCCGAACAACGAGGGCACCTTCGCCCAGGTCATCGCGGGGATGCAGTACGTCCTCGACCCCGACAACAACGCGGATACCGACGACGGCGCCGACGTGGTGAACATGAGCCTGGGGATTCCCGGCACCTACGACGAGTTCATCGTGCCCGTGCAGAACATGCTCAAGGCGGGCGTGGTGCCGGTCTTCGCCATCGGCAACTTCGGGCCGGGCTCCTCGACCACCGGCAGCCCCGGCAACCTCCCCGACGCCATCGGGGTGGGCGCGGTAGACCAGAACGGGCAGGTCGCCAGCTTCAGCAGCCGAGGGCCGGTCGCGTGGCAGGGCCAGATCAACGGCGTGTTCGTGAAGCCGGACATCGCGGCGCCGGGCGTCGCCATCACGAGTTCCTTCCCGAATGGGCAGTACGGGGCGCTCAGCGGCAGCTCCCAGGCAAGCCCCATCGCGGCGGGTGCCGTGGCCCTGCTGCTCTCGGCCAAGCCCGGCACGGGCGTGGACGCGGTCAAGAACGCGCTGTACTCCAGCGCCAGCAACGCGGGCAGCAAGAACAACAATGTCGGCTACGGGCTGATCAGCGTGCCCGGCGCGATGGGCAAGCTGGGCGTGAATCTGGGTGGGGATCAGGGCAGCAAGCCGCCCGCTCCGCAACCGCAGCCTCAGCCACAACCCCAGCCGCAGCCGCAGCCACAACCGCAACCCCAGCCGCAGCCTCAACCCCAACCGCAGCCTCAGCCACAGCCACAACCCCAACCTGCGCCGGCCCCGCAGCCCACTGGCCCTGCTGGCTACACGCTCTGCGCCGTGGAAGGGCAGTTCTGCAAGTTCCAGGGCAAGCGCGACGCGGCCTTCGGCACGGCGGGCAAGTACCTGACCGGCGTGGGCACGGACGGCTTCAACTGCACCGTTCAGGAGTGGGGTTCCGACCCCGCCTACGGGCAGAAGAAGGGCTGCTTCATCAAACCCGTCGCCGGTCAGCCCGCCCCCGCCCCGGCCCCCAGCCCCGCGCCCAAGCCGCCCACGGGGAGCAAGAAGCCCACGGTCCTCCTCGTCGATGACGACATGGGCCAGGGTGCGGACGTGACGAACGCCCTGCGCGACGCGATCAAGGCGAACGCGGCCTCGGGCGGGGCCTTCGTGTGGAACGTGCAGGCCCAGGGGCCGGTGCCCCTGAGCGAGATGCAGCGCTCGGACATCGTGATCTGGGCGACGGGCGAGCAGTACGAGAACACCATCACGCCCCAGGACCAGAACACCCTGCGGCAGTACCTCGCGGGCGGCGGCAACCTGCTCGTGACCGGTCAGGACATCGGCTACGACATCGGCACGAGCGACTTCTACCGCGACGTTCTCAAGACCCGCTTCGTCGCCGACAGCTCCGGCAACGCCAAGTTCGTGACGCGCGGCGCTTTCGGCAACACCGCCTTTACCCTCAACGCCGACGGCAGCGCTAAGAACCAGTACTACCCGGACGTGATCGCCGACCTGAGCGGCAGTTCGGTCGTCGCCTCGTGGGGCACCGCGAACGCCAACGCGAGCACGATCACGGCGCAGAGCATCCGGGTGGACCCCAACAAGGGCCGCGCCGAGCAGAAGGTCGAGGACCCCCGCGGCCTGGTCGAGCGCCTCGCGGCCAATGTGATCGGCTCCATCCTGAACCAGGTGCTCGGCGGTCAGCAGCCCACCCAGCGCCCCCGCGTCACGGCGCAGAACGCGAACGAGAACGCCGGGGCCATCGTCGCCAACGACGCGGGCAAGTACCGCACGGTGAACATGGGCTTCGGGATCGAGGGCCTGTCGCCGAACAGCCGGAGCGCCCTGATGAAGACGGCGTTCGACTGGCTGATGAAGTAA